In Zingiber officinale cultivar Zhangliang chromosome 3A, Zo_v1.1, whole genome shotgun sequence, the DNA window TGAGCAGAACTAATTAATACAGTGCTTAGACACATCTTAtggaaatatttcaaaatttggaATGATATGgtaaataattaatttcaattcctTTTTGACATTTTTATCTAAGTtgtaaaatattaatttagatGAGGCAAATGTTAGAGATGTTAATTGGGTTAAATCTTAATAATTTGGACGGTTGTAGGACAAGAACATTGTCGGCTCTTGTATTACTAAAAaacttttagaaataatttattttctaatATTCGTGTATGGCATCTAATTATTATTTGATGGTTTTATCTAATTATGACATTAGAAGTAGGGTTGTAAACGAGTCGAGTCAAGTTGAATTTTAtagtgttcaagtttgtttgataaggtaaccgagtcgagccgagtcaagcttaaaatgaactaagcttttgaaatgattgttcaagcttgacttgatttactttttatgagcttgagcttgtttgaagcttggcttaagtttgattcgtttagatattatcaagttctcaattcaagcttagcttgagtTTGAttcgagcttggctcgtttagatgttatcgagctttcAATTCGAGCCTAtttaattgtttgaaatttttagttgtttgattagtattgagtttgataatttaaatttatttattttattttattttattttattatttatttaacatattgaaaagagttttatttatgaatatgtttcttgaacattgttcatgaacgttattcacgaacgttaacgagctgaatacatatgtgttcaaggtTGTTTGtgtagcttaacgagctgttcaaacttgtttgtttaattaatcttgtgtatattgaacaaacataaataagctcttaccaagtcgaacactAAATTTGTTTATgaatgtttgattcatttacaaccctaattaAAAGATTATTGACAATAATCAAAAgaacataatttatttttattattgttaaaagAACTCTTAAAACTGAATGATCTAGACCAGTTTGACCCCAAAAAAATTTCTTATCGAGAAACGATTGGTCCTAGTAGATCATTTAGCATCACGAGTGACTAGAACATCTTAGACATATGAGATATATTATGTGAATTTCGAACTTTTGTTGCATGTGAAGTTGTCCTATCATTTATCATTGCACTGTGTCCCTAgaaaaaaaacaatttatattttgCAAGTACCTTTGTGTGTTTTCACTAATATTATTTTAAGACTAACCCACGGtgatgttcaaacttatttggtaatatgataaatcaagttaagttaagttgagCCTAAAATGAATCAAACTGTAGcttgacttaattttttttattagcttGAACATGGTTTAAATTTAACTTgagcttaattcattttaatattattaaactctcaattcaagtttatttgattatttaaaatttttacattttaaacttatttggtTAATTATTAAACCTGATAAtacaaacttatttgtttattttaaaactttctttgtttatttaacatattaataaaaattttatttacaaacatagtttataaatattattcataaatattgttTAAGAATATTATTTACTAATATTGTTCAcaaatattatttatgaatattaacgagctgaatatatatgtgttcaagtttgtttatttactttattatttaagcttgttcatttaattgattTTATACTTATTCAACGAACATAAACAATCTCTTACCAAATTAAATATCAAGTATTCACAAACGCTCAAATCATTTATCATTCTAAACTTTATttatattgtaataattttgatcaaaattattccAAATTGTAGCCGGTCAAAATTACATAATGGTAGCAATTTTGATTAAAAGTATTCCAATGTATTTACTTAATCTCGATGAAATTggatcattttaattaatattagagttgttaaaataattttgactataattacttaataattttaaatatattaaaatatttttgatattatAACAATACTAccacaataataatatatattatagaattatgatgctcttttaattttttttataacaataAGATACTTTTTAATGAATAAAAATCAAGGTTTTCTTTGCCATTATGCTTAAGCTCATCTTGAAATTAATGTCGAGATTTGGAAATGGGACTGCGTTGTGTTCGGTGAGACCCTGTTAAAGTCATCTCGGCTGGATCGGTTTGACTTGATTCAAACCCGATCGTATCGGGCCATTTACGCCACTACCAAATTAAGACTTGGCGCTCCAACTCAAGTTCGTATTGGTTGCCTCATTTCAAATTTTGCAATTTAGGAATCAACTTCAAGTTGCCGCAGCAGCCCCCATCATAACGGTAACTTTATCCTTTTGCTTCTAAAGCAAatcctcatattttttttaaagattaaatCGATGTCCATTGATTGCTTCATCTCTTCTCCTGTGATCCCGTCGTCGAGGCGATTTGAAGGTGTTTGCGTGCGCGATTCGATACATCCATCGCCGGCGATTGCGATCCCTGAGGTAATCACTTCGACCTCTCGCTCTTCTTCGTCTTCACTCCATTCGATTCGATTTTTGGCTGGAGTTCATCCTTCCCTCGATTTCAGAGGCGAAAACTATTGATTCCACCGCGCCAGCGCCTTCGTTTTCGGCAAAGGAATTTGATTGTTCATTTTGAGAGCAAGAATCTGTGGTATTTCAGATCTAggtttttgacaaaaaaaaaaaaaaagaagattagGTTTTTAGTGCGCGTTTACCTTCTACTGTTTACTTTTTGACTGACCCTTGTCTTTTTCTTTAAGGCATGAGACTCTTTAGACAATTCCCTCTCTTTAGATTAAATTAAGCTTTTGTGTTAAATACAGTACTGTTGCACACATTTATGCATGTTGAATGAGCTTCCAAAGTCTGTTACTTTGGCTTTTTGGAACCACGGAAAATTTCAGtgctattttttttgtttgtttgtttaaatCTCAACTTGCTGATTGTGGATTTCAATTCTAGACTTGGAGCTTACATCTATCATTGCCCAAGGATTCTGAAACTAATAACCAGGAGCAGGCATTCTGAAGCTGATTCCTACAAGCTATCAGATACTACTAGAAGATGAGAAGGTTCTTCCCACTAAGATCCTCTACATCTAGTAGTGGAAGTACCAATGTTGCTGCGCCTGCACCGAGCAACAGGAAGGAAGTAAAAGCTCCAACTTATGGTGATGCTCATGATGGATCCCAATCTCCCAAGGAAATTCTTAAGCCATGCAACCGGTGTCTGGATGAGGGTTCATCAACGCCATTTCTCCAAAGGAGTCTTTCATTCTCCTCAGGCATGGTGACTAGGTATGGTAAAGATGGAGACTTGGTATTTTTGCGTGACACTGTCGATTCACCTACCAACTCGGAGAACAATGCAAACCACATTTGCAAGTATCCTAATCAGTAAGCATCCAATTAATGCAACTGATTTTATTATGGTGCTTTCAGTTATCCTATTATTCTTATGTTCTTTATGTTGGTGACTAATGACCTACTACTAATGCCCTTTTAACTTTCGGTTATTTGATTTCTACTCAGTTGGGAGCATTCATATTATATGGCATTCTCAAAGTTTATATTTTGTTCATTTTCCCTATATgaataaataaaaattctttcttctcaatgatttttttttcccattaTCAAAGTGGATGCTAGTTTGCATATTTCTGCCACAATGTACTTTTATTCTGTCTTTTTTTGTTTAGCATTTACATAAGTTGCACATTTCAGCCACAAATACACCCCTTGGTTGTTATATTCTCAGTTTATGCTTGCTCATAATGTCATTTTATGTTATTGATcatgtgattcatgtttagatAACCAATTTTGTGTAGCAACGGAGAAGTTTACTTTGgcattctatgtttttttttaataatccaaaTGCCTGGGCTTCATCCGACTAATCCTGGAGGTAGACGACCTCCTTTTGCCTACTGGCCTATATCAGAGTACAGTTTATATACACTCTGAAGTCGACCTCCAGGATATTCTCCTCATTTAAGATTCGAACTTTGATCCTCTTAATGCTCTTCTGAGTGTTTTACCATTGTACCTTTTGCATTCTAGATTTGCAGTGGTGGTGACTTCCATTCAATATATTTACTTGTGTTGGTTGGCTTTCGTTGATTGTAATTGATTCTCCTTATGGAAAATAAATCAAATTCCACAGCTTTGATATTATTCAGCAATTATCCCTGTTTGGCATCTTTCTGATATCATGTGCTTGATCACTGACAGCAGCCAATTTTCAACATCAGAAAGATTTTCAAGAGAAAATAGAGGCAATTTAGCTTCCATCCATGATGTAGAGTTCGATTCTTCAGGTTCAAGAGAACAATTTCTAGCAGAAATTTCTCCATGCAGTTCACCCATTCCATCAAGAAGCAGAGCAGATCGCTGTAGGAGGACTCCAAGCAAAAATGAATTTGATGGCTTCACAGATGGAGAGTATCAAATGGGCAAATCCAGTCATTATGACACTAGCTACTTTTCTGGTACTGAATTCGATAACTGTTTGGTGGACAAAAATATGCTCCCAAGTCTAGGAAAGCTGCCAAGATTTCAACACCTGAGATCATCTGTACTCTCATATGATAAAGACAACAGGAGGAGCTACTCGTTCTGGGAGACGAATCATGTGCACCATCATTCTACTCGAGCTTGGACAAATGATGATTTTAAGCTACCTGCCCCTTCTAGGCAGACCAGAAATGCTGAGAAAATGTGCCATGCATTATCTTCAAAATTTCTTAAACCACAAGATCATGATTCTAGAACAACTATTACAATAGAGGAGGCGCACGATGAGATGTCGCAACCATCATTGTCTTCAAACTGTTTTTCTGAATTGCATGTTCCTGAAAATGCTTCCTTTGAGGATGCAAAGGACTCTTGCACAGATGCTAAGCTTATTGACATGATTAATGACAACCCACAGGAAGACACCACAGATGAGGAATTACAAATGAAAGTGAAAAGGTTGGAAGAGAAGCTTATGCTTCTTTCAGATGAAACTCCTGAAATGCTGATTTATCGGGAAGAGAACTCAAACTTAACGACTATGCTTCAAATAATTCATAATATCAATGAAGAGAGAAAGTGCTTGACACTTGAGCTTTCATCACAAATCAAATCTAGGCTTTCTGAGAGACATTCTGCAGAAGAAAGATTTAAACAGTGGAAAACAGAATTGGGCACTAGGACAAGGCGGCTTGAGAAAGAGAAGATTGATATACAGTCAAGTCTGGAGAAAGAATTAGACCAAAGGGAAAACGAATGGTCACTGAAGTATGCAAAACTTCAATCCGAAGAACAGAGGCTAAGGGATCATGTTAGAGAACTTGCTGAGCAGAATGTGTCACTTCAAAGAGAAATTTCTCTAGTCAAGACCAACGAAATAGACACTCAGTGTAGGATAATGAACTCAGAGAGGCAAGTCAGCGAACTGACTGCTAGTTTGGAAGACATGAGAATAGGGAACACTGGCCTTCATCAGTCCTTGTCTGAGTTGCAGGACAAACAAAGAGGAACCGAAGAGGATCTTGATCATCTGAGGAGATGCAGCAAGGAAAAGGATGAGGAGAATAAGGAGTTGCAAAAAGCAATTATAAAGCTGCAAAGAATATGCAGTGGACAAGAGAGAACAATTGGTGGGTTGAGACAAGGACTTGATGATGAGTTAGGTAAGAAGACAATAGAAAATGGTGGTGAAATGGTTAAGTTGAAAATGGAACAATTGCGATTAACTGGAGTTGAGCAGAT includes these proteins:
- the LOC122052088 gene encoding golgin subfamily B member 1-like isoform X1 — its product is MRRFFPLRSSTSSSGSTNVAAPAPSNRKEVKAPTYGDAHDGSQSPKEILKPCNRCLDEGSSTPFLQRSLSFSSGMVTRYGKDGDLVFLRDTVDSPTNSENNANHICKYPNHSQFSTSERFSRENRGNLASIHDVEFDSSGSREQFLAEISPCSSPIPSRSRADRCRRTPSKNEFDGFTDGEYQMGKSSHYDTSYFSGTEFDNCLVDKNMLPSLGKLPRFQHLRSSVLSYDKDNRRSYSFWETNHVHHHSTRAWTNDDFKLPAPSRQTRNAEKMCHALSSKFLKPQDHDSRTTITIEEAHDEMSQPSLSSNCFSELHVPENASFEDAKDSCTDAKLIDMINDNPQEDTTDEELQMKVKRLEEKLMLLSDETPEMLIYREENSNLTTMLQIIHNINEERKCLTLELSSQIKSRLSERHSAEERFKQWKTELGTRTRRLEKEKIDIQSSLEKELDQRENEWSLKYAKLQSEEQRLRDHVRELAEQNVSLQREISLVKTNEIDTQCRIMNSERQVSELTASLEDMRIGNTGLHQSLSELQDKQRGTEEDLDHLRRCSKEKDEENKELQKAIIKLQRICSGQERTIGGLRQGLDDELGKKTIENGGEMVKLKMEQLRLTGVEQMLRKEIESHRLEMESIRHENISLLNRLQITDNCYGYSFFKFDQELHSRVATLQAHGLSLLDNSSCFFSELLEFIKCKRYDEVASINLERIPVDDYILKYHSLKRGIENLRRNLQATMVALDDKSNLEESQRQTMEESKMRQLKSHVTEDEMVLNLRAEAILSRVLKENLLSRELEYEQLQADFASSIRASDVLRNANQRLQDEVACISHKMKDLELQMLKKDETVTRLHQELQTSMKDLNVVQSMLQNVSTEKDELWEEVKRLRKMNSDLENEISCFRKKIESLDEDILLKEGQISILRDSIEKPYDTIYGVKGMKEFILE
- the LOC122052088 gene encoding golgin subfamily B member 1-like isoform X2, producing MRRFFPLRSSTSSSGSTNVAAPAPSNRKEVKAPTYGDAHDGSQSPKEILKPCNRCLDEGSSTPFLQRSLSFSSGMVTRYGKDGDLVFLRDTVDSPTNSENNANHICKYPNHQFSTSERFSRENRGNLASIHDVEFDSSGSREQFLAEISPCSSPIPSRSRADRCRRTPSKNEFDGFTDGEYQMGKSSHYDTSYFSGTEFDNCLVDKNMLPSLGKLPRFQHLRSSVLSYDKDNRRSYSFWETNHVHHHSTRAWTNDDFKLPAPSRQTRNAEKMCHALSSKFLKPQDHDSRTTITIEEAHDEMSQPSLSSNCFSELHVPENASFEDAKDSCTDAKLIDMINDNPQEDTTDEELQMKVKRLEEKLMLLSDETPEMLIYREENSNLTTMLQIIHNINEERKCLTLELSSQIKSRLSERHSAEERFKQWKTELGTRTRRLEKEKIDIQSSLEKELDQRENEWSLKYAKLQSEEQRLRDHVRELAEQNVSLQREISLVKTNEIDTQCRIMNSERQVSELTASLEDMRIGNTGLHQSLSELQDKQRGTEEDLDHLRRCSKEKDEENKELQKAIIKLQRICSGQERTIGGLRQGLDDELGKKTIENGGEMVKLKMEQLRLTGVEQMLRKEIESHRLEMESIRHENISLLNRLQITDNCYGYSFFKFDQELHSRVATLQAHGLSLLDNSSCFFSELLEFIKCKRYDEVASINLERIPVDDYILKYHSLKRGIENLRRNLQATMVALDDKSNLEESQRQTMEESKMRQLKSHVTEDEMVLNLRAEAILSRVLKENLLSRELEYEQLQADFASSIRASDVLRNANQRLQDEVACISHKMKDLELQMLKKDETVTRLHQELQTSMKDLNVVQSMLQNVSTEKDELWEEVKRLRKMNSDLENEISCFRKKIESLDEDILLKEGQISILRDSIEKPYDTIYGVKGMKEFILE